In Neisseria dentiae, one DNA window encodes the following:
- the aceE gene encoding pyruvate dehydrogenase (acetyl-transferring), homodimeric type has translation MSTQIQDVDPIETQEWLDALSSVLESEGEERAHFLLEQLVKYTRRRSVHMPFDATTAYLNTIPVGKEQKSPGNHELEHRIRSIIRWNAAAMVLRAGKKDLELGGHIASFQSAATLYDVGFNHFWRAKGEGEEGDMVFIQGHSAPGIYARAFVEGRLTEEQLDNFRQEVEGKGLSSYPHPHLMPDFWQFPTVSMGLGPLMAIYQARFLKYLESRGLAKTKGRKVWCFCGDGEMDEPESQGAISLAAREGLDNLIFVINCNLQRLDGPVRGNGKIIQELEGNFRGAGWNVLKVIWGGRWDNLLAADTTNALKQRMNEVVDGDYQTYKSKDGAYVREHFFNTPELKAMVASMTDAEIFALNRGGHDPHKVYAAYYEAVNNPQGRPTLILAKTIKGYGMGASGEGQNIAHQAKKMDVESLKKFRTRFGIPVTDEQIDSGNPPYYRFPEDSEEMRYLRERRKALGGYLPQRNPNTEAIPVPTLEAFDAQLQSSGEREFSTTMAFVRILSTLLKDKQIGKRIVPIVPDESRTFGMEGLFRQYGIWNPKGQQYTPQDKDQLMFYKESVDGQVLQEGINEPGAMADWIAAATSYANNRFPMIPFYIYYSMFGFQRVGDLAWAAGDMHARGFLVGGTAGRTTLNGEGLQHEDGHSHIQADLIPNCLSYDPTFQYELAVIISDGLRRMYVEQEDVFYYLTVMNENYAHPAMPQRKGIEEEIIKGMYLFREGGKGGKKVQLMGSGVILNEVIKAADMLKADFGVEADIWSCPSFNLLHRDAIEVERYNRLHPLEENKVPFVTSQLQGREGPVIASTDYIRSFADRIRAYIPNDYHVLGTDGFGRSDSRANLRDFFEVDSRHVAVAALSALADQGKVEKAVVQQAIEKYGIKTDTAPSWKR, from the coding sequence TCGACGCCACCACCGCTTATTTGAACACCATTCCCGTGGGAAAAGAGCAGAAGTCGCCGGGCAATCACGAGCTGGAGCACCGCATCCGCTCGATTATCCGCTGGAATGCAGCGGCAATGGTGCTGCGGGCGGGTAAAAAGGATTTGGAATTGGGCGGCCACATCGCTTCGTTCCAGTCTGCCGCCACTTTGTATGACGTGGGTTTCAACCACTTCTGGCGCGCCAAGGGCGAGGGCGAAGAGGGCGATATGGTGTTTATCCAAGGCCACTCGGCGCCTGGTATTTATGCCCGCGCTTTTGTGGAAGGCCGTTTGACCGAAGAGCAGCTCGATAATTTCCGCCAAGAAGTCGAAGGTAAGGGCTTGTCTTCTTACCCCCACCCGCACCTGATGCCCGATTTCTGGCAGTTTCCCACCGTTTCTATGGGCTTGGGCCCGCTGATGGCGATTTATCAGGCGCGTTTCCTGAAATACCTCGAATCGCGTGGTTTGGCCAAAACCAAAGGCCGTAAAGTTTGGTGTTTCTGCGGCGACGGCGAAATGGACGAGCCGGAAAGCCAGGGCGCGATTTCCCTTGCCGCCCGCGAAGGCTTGGACAACCTGATTTTCGTGATCAACTGCAACCTGCAACGTCTTGACGGCCCGGTTCGCGGCAACGGCAAAATCATTCAGGAGCTGGAAGGCAACTTCCGCGGCGCAGGTTGGAACGTATTGAAAGTGATTTGGGGCGGCCGTTGGGACAACCTGTTGGCGGCCGACACCACCAACGCCCTGAAGCAGCGCATGAACGAAGTGGTCGACGGCGACTACCAAACCTATAAATCGAAAGACGGCGCCTATGTGCGCGAACATTTCTTCAATACGCCCGAATTGAAGGCCATGGTCGCCAGCATGACCGATGCCGAAATTTTCGCGCTCAACCGCGGCGGCCACGACCCGCACAAAGTGTATGCGGCTTATTATGAAGCGGTAAACAACCCGCAAGGCCGCCCGACCCTGATTTTGGCGAAAACCATCAAAGGCTACGGCATGGGCGCATCGGGCGAAGGCCAGAACATCGCCCACCAAGCCAAGAAAATGGACGTGGAATCGCTGAAAAAATTCCGCACCCGTTTCGGCATTCCCGTAACCGACGAACAAATCGACAGCGGCAACCCGCCTTATTACCGCTTCCCCGAAGACAGCGAAGAAATGCGCTACCTGCGCGAACGCCGCAAGGCTTTGGGCGGTTATCTGCCGCAGCGCAACCCCAACACCGAAGCCATTCCCGTGCCGACCTTGGAAGCGTTCGATGCGCAGCTGCAATCGAGCGGCGAGCGCGAATTCTCCACCACCATGGCGTTTGTACGCATTCTTTCCACCCTGTTGAAAGACAAACAAATCGGCAAACGCATCGTGCCCATCGTGCCCGACGAGAGCCGTACTTTCGGCATGGAAGGCCTGTTCCGCCAATACGGCATCTGGAACCCCAAAGGCCAGCAATACACCCCGCAGGATAAAGACCAGCTGATGTTCTACAAAGAATCGGTCGACGGCCAGGTTTTGCAGGAAGGCATCAACGAGCCGGGCGCGATGGCCGACTGGATTGCCGCCGCAACCAGCTACGCCAACAACCGTTTCCCCATGATTCCGTTCTACATCTACTACTCGATGTTCGGCTTCCAACGCGTGGGCGATCTGGCTTGGGCAGCGGGCGACATGCACGCGCGCGGTTTCTTGGTGGGCGGTACCGCAGGCCGCACCACGCTCAACGGCGAAGGCTTGCAGCACGAAGACGGCCACAGCCACATTCAGGCCGACCTGATTCCCAACTGCCTCTCTTACGACCCCACTTTCCAATACGAGCTGGCGGTGATTATTTCAGACGGCCTGCGCCGCATGTATGTGGAGCAGGAAGACGTGTTCTATTACTTGACCGTAATGAACGAAAACTATGCCCACCCGGCCATGCCGCAGCGTAAAGGCATCGAAGAAGAAATCATAAAAGGCATGTATCTGTTCCGCGAGGGCGGCAAAGGCGGCAAGAAAGTACAGCTGATGGGTTCGGGCGTGATTCTGAACGAAGTAATCAAGGCTGCCGATATGCTCAAAGCCGATTTCGGTGTGGAAGCCGATATTTGGTCTTGCCCGTCGTTCAACCTGCTGCACCGCGACGCCATCGAAGTAGAGCGCTACAACCGCCTGCACCCACTGGAAGAAAACAAAGTGCCTTTCGTAACCAGCCAACTGCAAGGCCGCGAAGGCCCGGTGATTGCTTCTACCGACTATATCCGCAGCTTTGCCGACCGTATCCGCGCCTATATCCCCAACGATTACCACGTTTTGGGCACCGACGGTTTCGGCCGCAGCGACAGCCGCGCCAACCTGCGCGACTTCTTCGAGGTCGACAGCCGCCACGTTGCCGTAGCCGCCCTGAGCGCGCTGGCCGACCAAGGTAAAGTTGAAAAAGCCGTGGTGCAGCAAGCCATTGAAAAATACGGCATTAAAACCGACACCGCACCGAGCTGGAAACGCTGA